The Zingiber officinale cultivar Zhangliang chromosome 9A, Zo_v1.1, whole genome shotgun sequence genome window below encodes:
- the LOC122019356 gene encoding uncharacterized protein LOC122019356: MKPQGISEEDIKLRAFPFSLTGVAKDWLYYLPLGYITSWIDMKKAFLEKFFPASRTAIIRKSICGIQQVVGETLYDYWERFKKLCSSCPQHQISEQLLVQYFYEGLLPMDRSMIDAAARGALVNKTPEQARELISNMAENSQQFGSRALTTRGVGEVQMVSNEQKEIRSSLLELTSLVKQLTLNNANQASILPSTHFPYQSKGVCGICSSQDHNSELCPNLHQDESVAAFSRAQFPQKYDPHSSTYNPGWRDHPNFKYSNSFYQQPTLNQNFQHSYQPANQFQQQNQNFQQPANQFQQQFQPFQQFPNQNQQWQVQNQGVQQGQNAIQNALPAPSRLSLTQGSSNSSSNSDAQQKMDDLMQKILQQQ, encoded by the coding sequence ATGAAGCCACAAGGAATCTCAGAAGAAGATATCAAGCTGAgggcttttccattttcattgACTGGAGTAGCAAAAGATTGGCTGTATTATTTGCCATTAGGATACATTACTtcttggattgatatgaagaagGCTTTCTTGGAGAAATTCTTTCCAGCTTCAAGGACTGCAATTATCAGGAAAAGTATCTGTGGGATTCAGCAAGTGGTGGGAGAGACATTATACGATTATTGGGAGCGATTCAAGAAATTATGTTCAAGTTGTCCTCAACACCAAATCAGTGAGCAGCTACTAGTCCAATACTTCTATGAGGGTTTACTACCTATGGACAGAAGTATGATAGATGCAGCAGCTAGGGGAGCTTTAGTGAACAAGACTCCAGAACAAGCTAGGGAGCTTATTTCAAACATGGCAGAAAATTCACAACAATTTGGAAGTAGAGCTTTGACAACAAGAGGGGTTGGAGAGGTTCAAATGGTTTCCAATGAACAGAAGGAGATAAGAAGCTCATTATTGGAGTTAACATCTTTGGTAAAGCAATTGACACTGAATAATGCTAATCAAGCTTCCATTTTGCCAAGTACACATTTTCCATATCAATCGAAGGGAGTTTGTGGCATTTGTTCAAGCCAAGACCACAATTCAGAATTGTGCCCAAATCTTCATCAAGATGAGTCAGTAGCAGCATTTTCTAGAGCTCAATTTCCTCAAAAATATGACCCCCATTCTTCTACTTATAATCCTGGTTGGAGAGATCATCCCAATTTCAAGTATAGCAATTCATTTTATCAGCAACCAACTTTGAATCAGAATTTCCAGCATTCTTACCAGCCTGCAAATCAATTCCAGCAGCAGAATCAAAATTTTCAGCAACCTGCAAATCAATTCCAGCAGCAATTTCAACCTTTTCAGCAGTTTCCAAATCAAAATCAGCAATGGCAAGTCCAAAATCAGGGAGTTCAGCAGGGGCAAAATGCAATCCAGAATGCACTTCCAGCACCTTCAAGATTAAGTTTGACTCAAGGAAGTTCTAATAGCTCTTCCAATTCGGATGCACAACAAAAGATGGATGATTTAATGCAAAAAATTTTGCAACAGCAGTAA